Proteins encoded within one genomic window of Halodesulfurarchaeum formicicum:
- a CDS encoding 4Fe-4S ferredoxin N-terminal domain-containing protein gives MHTDRGPRTVADLLNDEDWQQTVDDALEASANDTELGKRMGRDAIRLSIGELSEDEFHEKYHEDVVEEFGVDDRPITPENHDE, from the coding sequence ATGCATACCGATCGAGGTCCGCGAACGGTGGCGGATCTGTTGAACGACGAGGACTGGCAACAGACAGTCGATGACGCACTCGAAGCGAGTGCCAACGACACGGAACTGGGAAAGCGCATGGGTCGGGACGCGATCCGGCTCAGCATCGGCGAGCTGTCCGAGGACGAATTCCACGAGAAGTATCACGAGGACGTCGTCGAAGAGTTCGGCGTCGATGACAGGCCGATAACGCCGGAGAACCACGATGAGTGA
- a CDS encoding molybdopterin-dependent oxidoreductase, with protein MSDEDNGVSRRSVLLGAGAAAGVLGLGGTDYNFSLSATNPAQTGGLLDKSKVVRTACAPNCRGKCPLNVYVRDGEIKFVEPQMTDDEQYRRACLLGQSQIQRVYSPKRLKYPMVRSDWEPGNPNPEGRGPDAEYERVSWDTALTYVAEEMTRLRDEYGPESMWMHTASGDNGVGGNLIGRFAQVWGATQWRTAIDTNVGRGFNRITGYGFYLPPTNLSEDWENAQTIIVWGSDIFESQFQNDASKLHKAIENGAKLVVVDPVYTTTAAKADLWLPIRPGKDVYLGLAMIQEILAEELYDTRFLRERTTAGALVRDDTQELVRMADLDGNSDDDDRVVGIDAESGAPVPLEADTYANVELFGSYTVDGIAATTGLTLLEAHVEEYRPEAIAEVTGLNVEDIRTATRWLATRGPGGIAPSYAVGRYKYGHIFGQTYAIIMALTGDYGKSGTIHSHHPSGASLNTGDYGTPEGVEGIEGVEGAATVKMEDIQEVIRTGDPHPIKAVYGMQSNRLINQVPDRQSRIEMLKGLDMVVWADFVKSSTVEWADIILPAAHWFEKEDITDAWGSHPHISYREKAHEPLWEARDDYYILAELAEKLGYEDLFLGDKRAELRKIASNDDRFSFDELRRKGNIRVEDEVIKYTDPFPTETGRIEIYDESKPVEDEGTVLDLPRPIEDRSADDHELADQYPLMFMQKHPKWRIHSQWADNAVVRKFEPEPSLDIHPSDAASRGFGDGEYVRVFNDRGEAVVKANYNEGQQPGLVNIDQGWWHEDFIRGDLQDLTHDEVNKLAPTFVYYDVRVEVEPAPEDIDTSMYEDAEPADWLETGTMGGED; from the coding sequence ATGAGTGACGAGGACAACGGCGTCAGTCGACGGTCCGTACTGCTGGGTGCAGGGGCCGCAGCGGGGGTTCTCGGGCTCGGTGGCACGGATTACAATTTTTCGCTCTCGGCGACGAATCCGGCACAGACTGGCGGCCTCCTCGACAAATCCAAGGTCGTCAGGACCGCGTGTGCGCCGAACTGTCGGGGCAAATGCCCACTGAACGTCTACGTGCGCGATGGCGAGATCAAGTTCGTCGAACCCCAGATGACCGACGACGAGCAGTATCGTCGGGCGTGTCTTCTGGGGCAGTCCCAGATTCAACGGGTCTACAGCCCGAAGCGGCTGAAGTATCCGATGGTCCGTTCCGATTGGGAGCCCGGCAACCCCAATCCGGAGGGCCGTGGCCCTGACGCTGAGTACGAGCGTGTCTCCTGGGACACCGCACTCACGTACGTCGCGGAGGAGATGACACGCCTCAGGGATGAGTATGGTCCCGAAAGTATGTGGATGCATACAGCATCGGGAGACAATGGGGTCGGCGGAAACCTCATCGGGCGATTCGCGCAGGTGTGGGGTGCGACCCAGTGGCGGACGGCGATCGACACGAACGTCGGTCGGGGATTCAACAGGATCACCGGCTATGGCTTCTACCTCCCGCCGACGAATCTCTCCGAAGACTGGGAGAACGCCCAGACCATCATCGTCTGGGGATCTGATATTTTCGAGAGCCAGTTCCAAAACGATGCCTCAAAGCTTCACAAGGCGATCGAAAACGGGGCGAAACTAGTCGTCGTCGACCCGGTTTACACGACGACCGCCGCCAAAGCGGATCTGTGGCTTCCAATCCGGCCGGGCAAGGACGTCTACCTCGGACTTGCCATGATCCAGGAGATCCTCGCGGAGGAACTGTACGACACTCGATTCCTCCGCGAGCGGACGACCGCTGGGGCACTGGTCCGGGATGACACCCAAGAGCTGGTGCGAATGGCTGATCTCGACGGTAATTCCGACGATGACGACCGCGTCGTTGGTATCGACGCCGAATCGGGAGCGCCAGTTCCGCTCGAAGCAGATACGTATGCCAACGTCGAATTGTTCGGGTCGTACACCGTCGATGGCATCGCGGCCACGACGGGCCTCACGCTGCTTGAAGCACACGTCGAGGAGTACCGACCGGAGGCCATCGCGGAGGTGACCGGATTGAACGTCGAGGACATTCGGACGGCGACGAGGTGGCTGGCAACCCGGGGCCCCGGTGGGATTGCTCCGAGCTACGCGGTGGGACGGTACAAGTATGGCCACATCTTTGGGCAGACCTACGCCATCATCATGGCGCTCACTGGCGATTACGGGAAGTCGGGAACCATCCACTCCCACCATCCGAGTGGCGCATCGCTCAATACCGGCGATTACGGGACGCCGGAGGGCGTCGAGGGTATCGAGGGCGTCGAGGGCGCCGCGACGGTGAAGATGGAAGACATTCAGGAGGTCATCAGGACCGGCGACCCCCATCCGATCAAAGCCGTCTACGGGATGCAGTCGAACCGCCTTATCAACCAGGTTCCTGACAGGCAAAGCCGCATAGAGATGCTGAAGGGCCTCGACATGGTCGTCTGGGCCGATTTCGTCAAATCCTCGACGGTCGAGTGGGCGGACATCATCTTGCCAGCGGCCCACTGGTTCGAAAAAGAGGACATCACCGACGCCTGGGGCTCTCACCCGCACATCTCATACCGGGAGAAGGCTCACGAACCGCTCTGGGAGGCCCGCGACGACTACTACATCCTCGCGGAGTTAGCCGAAAAACTCGGCTACGAGGACCTCTTTCTCGGTGACAAGCGGGCCGAACTGCGAAAGATCGCATCGAACGATGACCGCTTTTCCTTCGATGAACTGCGCAGGAAGGGCAACATCCGGGTCGAAGACGAGGTCATCAAATACACCGACCCGTTCCCGACGGAGACTGGACGGATCGAGATCTACGACGAGAGCAAACCGGTCGAAGACGAAGGGACCGTCCTCGATCTCCCGCGTCCGATCGAGGACCGAAGCGCCGACGATCACGAACTGGCTGACCAGTATCCGCTCATGTTCATGCAGAAACACCCGAAGTGGCGGATCCACTCTCAGTGGGCGGACAATGCCGTGGTCCGCAAGTTCGAACCTGAGCCGTCACTCGACATCCATCCGTCGGATGCAGCGAGCCGGGGTTTCGGTGATGGCGAGTACGTTCGAGTGTTTAACGACCGGGGTGAGGCGGTCGTCAAAGCCAATTACAACGAGGGACAGCAGCCCGGGTTGGTAAACATCGATCAGGGATGGTGGCACGAGGACTTCATTCGGGGGGACTTGCAGGATCTCACCCACGACGAGGTGAACAAGCTGGCACCGACGTTCGTCTACTACGACGTGCGCGTGGAAGTCGAGCCCGCTCCCGAAGACATTGATACGAGTATGTACGAGGACGCAGAGCCAGCTGACTGGCTCGAAACGGGGACAATGGGTGGTGAGGACTGA